One stretch of Kogia breviceps isolate mKogBre1 chromosome 18, mKogBre1 haplotype 1, whole genome shotgun sequence DNA includes these proteins:
- the LOC131744521 gene encoding leukocyte immunoglobulin-like receptor subfamily A member 6 isoform X3: MSAEACCPLQPEPCGNEGQGPGEGQFPFLWGCWGGSPVTGGPASQWTHPVGLSVPWAPRSPPAALPGPQGRDAMTPSLTALLCLGTLPKPTIWAEPGAVIPWGSPVTIWCQGTPGAREFRLHKEGSSAPWDRKSPLDPGDKGKFSIPHMTQSDAGRYHCYYLSRSVWSGRSDPLELVVTGAHSKPTLSALPSPVVTSGGNVTLQCGSRQGWDGFILTKEGEHKSSGILEAQLRLYGQTWALFSVGPVTPSHRWMFRCHGFNRDTPQVWSDPSDPLELLVPGVSGKPSLLTPQGPVVAFGQSLTLQCRSDVGYDRFTLSQEGGQALRQRPGRQPPAGLSQADFPLGPVTSTHGGRYTCYGGHNLASEWSAPSDPLDILVAGWFPGTPSLSVQPGPVVASGENVTLLCHSWSKTETFLLSKEGAARPPLRLRSKSRGGHYQAEFSLSPVTSAHNGTYRCYSSLSSDPYLLSHASAPLELAVSGGSEVGVLPPTEPGPQTGLTWNLNVPIGVSGACALLLLVLLVLLVLLVRHRGQGRRRQPGAADPEPEDRGLQSSSCPAAAAQDQALYAALKDTRPEEAEQLDHPVRPLLLSGPPKAFLLPNSVHWTRLCPRIPAPAASHADLSFRASWVVLLRLHPSRFLVTSWPLLRGPLSWLLVLCLTFWRCREAPRLRRICEKVNHLKVPSPPFLHSPKSGAQGEHMPPDPCPCCTCSRELTGWVRETICKEAGSVLECNVLIRKVKQEKVTECLGGQQVQRS; this comes from the exons ATGTCCGCGGAAGCCTGCTGCCCACTCCAGCCTGAGCCCTGCGGAAACGAGGGCCAGGGCCCTGGGGAGGGGCAGTTCCCCTTCCTGTGGGGCTGCTGGGGTGGCAGCCCCGTGACGGGAGGACCAGCCTCCCAGTGGACACACCCTGTGGGTCTGTCTGTCCCGTGGGCACCGCGGTCTCCTCCAGCTGCACTGCCCGGACCACAGGGACGGGACGCCATGACCCCCAGCCTCACGGCCCTGCTCTGCCTCg GGACCCTCCCCAAACCCACCATCTGGGCTGAGCCAGGCGCTGTGATCCCCTGGGGGAGCCCCGTGACCATCTGGTGTCAGGGGACCCCGGGGGCCCGGGAGTTCCGTCTGCATAAAGAGGGAAGCTCAGCTCCCTGGGACAGAAAGTCCCCACTGGATCCCGGGGACAAGGGCAAGTTCTCCATCCCACACATGACACAGTCTGACGCAGGGAGATATCACTGTTACTATCTCAGCCGCAGTGTCTGGTCAGGGCGCAGTGACCCCCTGGAGCTGGTGGTGACAG gGGCCCACAGCAAACCCACGCTCTCAGCCCTGCCGAGCCCTGTGGTGACCTCGGGAGGGAACGTGACCCTCCAGTGTGGCTCACGGCAGGGCTGGGACGGGTTCATTCTGACTAAGGAAGGAGAACACAAGTCCTCCGGGATCCTGGAGGCACAGCTACGCCTCTATGGGCAGACCTGGGCCCTGTTCTCCGTGGGGCCCGTGACCCCCAGTCACAGGTGGATGTTCAGATGCCACGGCTTCAACAGGGACACCCCCCAGGTGTGGTCGGACCCCAGTGACCCCCTGGAGCTCCTGGTCCCAG GTGTgtctgggaagccctccctcctGACCCCGCAGGGCCCTGTCGTGGCCTTTGGACAGAGCCTGACCCTCCAGTGTCGCTCAGACGTCGGCTATGACAGATTCACTCTGTCCCAGGAGGGGGGACAGGCCCTCCGCCAGCGCCCTGGCCGGCAGCCCCCGGCTGGGCTCTCTCAGGCCGACTTCCCCCTGGGCCCGGTGACCTCCACCCACGGGGGCCGGTACACGTGCTACGGTGGACACAACCTCGCCTCCGAGTGGTCGGCCCCCAGTGACCCCCTGGACATCCTGGTGGCAG GATGGTTCCCTGGCACGCCCTCCCTCTCGGTGCAGCCAGGCCCCGTGGTGGCCTCAGGAGAGAACGTGACCCTGCTGTGTCACTCATGGAGCAAAACGGAAACTTTCCTTCTGTCCAAGGAGGGGGCAGCCCGTCCCCCACTGCGTCTTAGATCAAAGTCCCGAGGTGGGCATTACCAGGCCGAATTCTCCCTGAGTCCCGTGACCTCAGCCCACAATGGGACCTACAGGTGCTACAGCTCACTCAGCAGTGACCCCTACCTGCTGTCACACGCCAGTGCCCCCCTGGAGCTCGCGGTCTCAG GAGGCTCTGAAGTTGGGGTCCTTCCTCCCACGGAGCCAGGCCCGCAGACGG GTCTCACATGGAACCTGAACGTTCCGATCGGGGTCTCGGGGGCCTGCGCCCTGCTGCTCCtcgtcctcctcgtcctcctcgtcctcctcgtcCGACACCGGGGTCAGGGAAGACGCAGGCAGCCGG GGGCTGCAGACCCAGAGCCCGAGGACCGAGGCCTGCAGAGCAG ctcctgcCCAGCCGCCGCCGCCCAGGACCAGGCCCTCT ATGCTGCCCTGAAGGACACACGGCCTGAGGAGGCGGAGCAGCTGGACCATCCGGTGAGACCCCTGCTCCTGTCCGGGCCACCAAAGGCCTTCTTGTTGCCAAACTCAGTGCACTGGACACGTCTCTGTCCTCGCATCCCAGCTCCAGCAGCGTCCCACGCTGACCTCTCCTTCCGGGCTTCCTGGGTCGTCCTGCTGCGACTCCACCCCTCCCGTTTCCTGGTGACCTCATGGCCCCTCCTTCGGGGTCCCCTTTCCTGGCTCCTCGTCCTCTGTCTGACCTTCTGGCGTTGCAGAGAAGCCCCACGTCTCAGGAGGATTTGTGAAAAAGTGAATCACCTGAAAGTCCCCAGCCCCCCCTTCCTTCATTCACCCAAAAGTGGTGCACAAGGAGAGCACATGCCCCCGGATCCCTGTCCGTGCTGCACGTGCAGCAGGGAGCTCACCGGGTGGGTGAGAGAGACTATATGTAAAGAAGCAGGTAGTGTCCTAGAATGCAATGTCCTGATAAGGAAAGTAAAGCAAGAGAAGGTGACAGAGTGCCTGGGGgggcagcaagtgcaaaggtcctga
- the LOC131744521 gene encoding leukocyte immunoglobulin-like receptor subfamily A member 6 isoform X1, with product MSAEACCPLQPEPCGNEGQGPGEGQFPFLWGCWGGSPVTGGPASQWTHPVGLSVPWAPRSPPAALPGPQGRDAMTPSLTALLCLGLSVGLSAQGPAGTLPKPTIWAEPGAVIPWGSPVTIWCQGTPGAREFRLHKEGSSAPWDRKSPLDPGDKGKFSIPHMTQSDAGRYHCYYLSRSVWSGRSDPLELVVTGAHSKPTLSALPSPVVTSGGNVTLQCGSRQGWDGFILTKEGEHKSSGILEAQLRLYGQTWALFSVGPVTPSHRWMFRCHGFNRDTPQVWSDPSDPLELLVPGVSGKPSLLTPQGPVVAFGQSLTLQCRSDVGYDRFTLSQEGGQALRQRPGRQPPAGLSQADFPLGPVTSTHGGRYTCYGGHNLASEWSAPSDPLDILVAGWFPGTPSLSVQPGPVVASGENVTLLCHSWSKTETFLLSKEGAARPPLRLRSKSRGGHYQAEFSLSPVTSAHNGTYRCYSSLSSDPYLLSHASAPLELAVSGGSEVGVLPPTEPGPQTGLTWNLNVPIGVSGACALLLLVLLVLLVLLVRHRGQGRRRQPGAADPEPEDRGLQSSSCPAAAAQDQALYAALKDTRPEEAEQLDHPVRPLLLSGPPKAFLLPNSVHWTRLCPRIPAPAASHADLSFRASWVVLLRLHPSRFLVTSWPLLRGPLSWLLVLCLTFWRCREAPRLRRICEKVNHLKVPSPPFLHSPKSGAQGEHMPPDPCPCCTCSRELTGWVRETICKEAGSVLECNVLIRKVKQEKVTECLGGQQVQRS from the exons ATGTCCGCGGAAGCCTGCTGCCCACTCCAGCCTGAGCCCTGCGGAAACGAGGGCCAGGGCCCTGGGGAGGGGCAGTTCCCCTTCCTGTGGGGCTGCTGGGGTGGCAGCCCCGTGACGGGAGGACCAGCCTCCCAGTGGACACACCCTGTGGGTCTGTCTGTCCCGTGGGCACCGCGGTCTCCTCCAGCTGCACTGCCCGGACCACAGGGACGGGACGCCATGACCCCCAGCCTCACGGCCCTGCTCTGCCTCg GGCTGAGTGTGGGCCTGAGCGCCCAGGGGCCGGCAG GGACCCTCCCCAAACCCACCATCTGGGCTGAGCCAGGCGCTGTGATCCCCTGGGGGAGCCCCGTGACCATCTGGTGTCAGGGGACCCCGGGGGCCCGGGAGTTCCGTCTGCATAAAGAGGGAAGCTCAGCTCCCTGGGACAGAAAGTCCCCACTGGATCCCGGGGACAAGGGCAAGTTCTCCATCCCACACATGACACAGTCTGACGCAGGGAGATATCACTGTTACTATCTCAGCCGCAGTGTCTGGTCAGGGCGCAGTGACCCCCTGGAGCTGGTGGTGACAG gGGCCCACAGCAAACCCACGCTCTCAGCCCTGCCGAGCCCTGTGGTGACCTCGGGAGGGAACGTGACCCTCCAGTGTGGCTCACGGCAGGGCTGGGACGGGTTCATTCTGACTAAGGAAGGAGAACACAAGTCCTCCGGGATCCTGGAGGCACAGCTACGCCTCTATGGGCAGACCTGGGCCCTGTTCTCCGTGGGGCCCGTGACCCCCAGTCACAGGTGGATGTTCAGATGCCACGGCTTCAACAGGGACACCCCCCAGGTGTGGTCGGACCCCAGTGACCCCCTGGAGCTCCTGGTCCCAG GTGTgtctgggaagccctccctcctGACCCCGCAGGGCCCTGTCGTGGCCTTTGGACAGAGCCTGACCCTCCAGTGTCGCTCAGACGTCGGCTATGACAGATTCACTCTGTCCCAGGAGGGGGGACAGGCCCTCCGCCAGCGCCCTGGCCGGCAGCCCCCGGCTGGGCTCTCTCAGGCCGACTTCCCCCTGGGCCCGGTGACCTCCACCCACGGGGGCCGGTACACGTGCTACGGTGGACACAACCTCGCCTCCGAGTGGTCGGCCCCCAGTGACCCCCTGGACATCCTGGTGGCAG GATGGTTCCCTGGCACGCCCTCCCTCTCGGTGCAGCCAGGCCCCGTGGTGGCCTCAGGAGAGAACGTGACCCTGCTGTGTCACTCATGGAGCAAAACGGAAACTTTCCTTCTGTCCAAGGAGGGGGCAGCCCGTCCCCCACTGCGTCTTAGATCAAAGTCCCGAGGTGGGCATTACCAGGCCGAATTCTCCCTGAGTCCCGTGACCTCAGCCCACAATGGGACCTACAGGTGCTACAGCTCACTCAGCAGTGACCCCTACCTGCTGTCACACGCCAGTGCCCCCCTGGAGCTCGCGGTCTCAG GAGGCTCTGAAGTTGGGGTCCTTCCTCCCACGGAGCCAGGCCCGCAGACGG GTCTCACATGGAACCTGAACGTTCCGATCGGGGTCTCGGGGGCCTGCGCCCTGCTGCTCCtcgtcctcctcgtcctcctcgtcctcctcgtcCGACACCGGGGTCAGGGAAGACGCAGGCAGCCGG GGGCTGCAGACCCAGAGCCCGAGGACCGAGGCCTGCAGAGCAG ctcctgcCCAGCCGCCGCCGCCCAGGACCAGGCCCTCT ATGCTGCCCTGAAGGACACACGGCCTGAGGAGGCGGAGCAGCTGGACCATCCGGTGAGACCCCTGCTCCTGTCCGGGCCACCAAAGGCCTTCTTGTTGCCAAACTCAGTGCACTGGACACGTCTCTGTCCTCGCATCCCAGCTCCAGCAGCGTCCCACGCTGACCTCTCCTTCCGGGCTTCCTGGGTCGTCCTGCTGCGACTCCACCCCTCCCGTTTCCTGGTGACCTCATGGCCCCTCCTTCGGGGTCCCCTTTCCTGGCTCCTCGTCCTCTGTCTGACCTTCTGGCGTTGCAGAGAAGCCCCACGTCTCAGGAGGATTTGTGAAAAAGTGAATCACCTGAAAGTCCCCAGCCCCCCCTTCCTTCATTCACCCAAAAGTGGTGCACAAGGAGAGCACATGCCCCCGGATCCCTGTCCGTGCTGCACGTGCAGCAGGGAGCTCACCGGGTGGGTGAGAGAGACTATATGTAAAGAAGCAGGTAGTGTCCTAGAATGCAATGTCCTGATAAGGAAAGTAAAGCAAGAGAAGGTGACAGAGTGCCTGGGGgggcagcaagtgcaaaggtcctga
- the LOC131744521 gene encoding leukocyte immunoglobulin-like receptor subfamily A member 6 isoform X2 yields MSAEACCPLQPEPCGNEGQGPGEGQFPFLWGCWGGSPVTGGPASQWTHPVGLSVPWAPRSPPAALPGPQGRDAMTPSLTALLCLGLSVGLSAQGPAGTLPKPTIWAEPGAVIPWGSPVTIWCQGTPGAREFRLHKEGSSAPWDRKSPLDPGDKGKFSIPHMTQSDAGRYHCYYLSRSVWSGRSDPLELVVTGAHSKPTLSALPSPVVTSGGNVTLQCGSRQGWDGFILTKEGEHKSSGILEAQLRLYGQTWALFSVGPVTPSHRWMFRCHGFNRDTPQVWSDPSDPLELLVPGVSGKPSLLTPQGPVVAFGQSLTLQCRSDVGYDRFTLSQEGGQALRQRPGRQPPAGLSQADFPLGPVTSTHGGRYTCYGGHNLASEWSAPSDPLDILVAGWFPGTPSLSVQPGPVVASGENVTLLCHSWSKTETFLLSKEGAARPPLRLRSKSRGGHYQAEFSLSPVTSAHNGTYRCYSSLSSDPYLLSHASAPLELAVSGGSEVGVLPPTEPGPQTGLTWNLNVPIGVSGACALLLLVLLVLLVLLVRHRGQGRRRQPDPEPEDRGLQSSSCPAAAAQDQALYAALKDTRPEEAEQLDHPVRPLLLSGPPKAFLLPNSVHWTRLCPRIPAPAASHADLSFRASWVVLLRLHPSRFLVTSWPLLRGPLSWLLVLCLTFWRCREAPRLRRICEKVNHLKVPSPPFLHSPKSGAQGEHMPPDPCPCCTCSRELTGWVRETICKEAGSVLECNVLIRKVKQEKVTECLGGQQVQRS; encoded by the exons ATGTCCGCGGAAGCCTGCTGCCCACTCCAGCCTGAGCCCTGCGGAAACGAGGGCCAGGGCCCTGGGGAGGGGCAGTTCCCCTTCCTGTGGGGCTGCTGGGGTGGCAGCCCCGTGACGGGAGGACCAGCCTCCCAGTGGACACACCCTGTGGGTCTGTCTGTCCCGTGGGCACCGCGGTCTCCTCCAGCTGCACTGCCCGGACCACAGGGACGGGACGCCATGACCCCCAGCCTCACGGCCCTGCTCTGCCTCg GGCTGAGTGTGGGCCTGAGCGCCCAGGGGCCGGCAG GGACCCTCCCCAAACCCACCATCTGGGCTGAGCCAGGCGCTGTGATCCCCTGGGGGAGCCCCGTGACCATCTGGTGTCAGGGGACCCCGGGGGCCCGGGAGTTCCGTCTGCATAAAGAGGGAAGCTCAGCTCCCTGGGACAGAAAGTCCCCACTGGATCCCGGGGACAAGGGCAAGTTCTCCATCCCACACATGACACAGTCTGACGCAGGGAGATATCACTGTTACTATCTCAGCCGCAGTGTCTGGTCAGGGCGCAGTGACCCCCTGGAGCTGGTGGTGACAG gGGCCCACAGCAAACCCACGCTCTCAGCCCTGCCGAGCCCTGTGGTGACCTCGGGAGGGAACGTGACCCTCCAGTGTGGCTCACGGCAGGGCTGGGACGGGTTCATTCTGACTAAGGAAGGAGAACACAAGTCCTCCGGGATCCTGGAGGCACAGCTACGCCTCTATGGGCAGACCTGGGCCCTGTTCTCCGTGGGGCCCGTGACCCCCAGTCACAGGTGGATGTTCAGATGCCACGGCTTCAACAGGGACACCCCCCAGGTGTGGTCGGACCCCAGTGACCCCCTGGAGCTCCTGGTCCCAG GTGTgtctgggaagccctccctcctGACCCCGCAGGGCCCTGTCGTGGCCTTTGGACAGAGCCTGACCCTCCAGTGTCGCTCAGACGTCGGCTATGACAGATTCACTCTGTCCCAGGAGGGGGGACAGGCCCTCCGCCAGCGCCCTGGCCGGCAGCCCCCGGCTGGGCTCTCTCAGGCCGACTTCCCCCTGGGCCCGGTGACCTCCACCCACGGGGGCCGGTACACGTGCTACGGTGGACACAACCTCGCCTCCGAGTGGTCGGCCCCCAGTGACCCCCTGGACATCCTGGTGGCAG GATGGTTCCCTGGCACGCCCTCCCTCTCGGTGCAGCCAGGCCCCGTGGTGGCCTCAGGAGAGAACGTGACCCTGCTGTGTCACTCATGGAGCAAAACGGAAACTTTCCTTCTGTCCAAGGAGGGGGCAGCCCGTCCCCCACTGCGTCTTAGATCAAAGTCCCGAGGTGGGCATTACCAGGCCGAATTCTCCCTGAGTCCCGTGACCTCAGCCCACAATGGGACCTACAGGTGCTACAGCTCACTCAGCAGTGACCCCTACCTGCTGTCACACGCCAGTGCCCCCCTGGAGCTCGCGGTCTCAG GAGGCTCTGAAGTTGGGGTCCTTCCTCCCACGGAGCCAGGCCCGCAGACGG GTCTCACATGGAACCTGAACGTTCCGATCGGGGTCTCGGGGGCCTGCGCCCTGCTGCTCCtcgtcctcctcgtcctcctcgtcctcctcgtcCGACACCGGGGTCAGGGAAGACGCAGGCAGCCGG ACCCAGAGCCCGAGGACCGAGGCCTGCAGAGCAG ctcctgcCCAGCCGCCGCCGCCCAGGACCAGGCCCTCT ATGCTGCCCTGAAGGACACACGGCCTGAGGAGGCGGAGCAGCTGGACCATCCGGTGAGACCCCTGCTCCTGTCCGGGCCACCAAAGGCCTTCTTGTTGCCAAACTCAGTGCACTGGACACGTCTCTGTCCTCGCATCCCAGCTCCAGCAGCGTCCCACGCTGACCTCTCCTTCCGGGCTTCCTGGGTCGTCCTGCTGCGACTCCACCCCTCCCGTTTCCTGGTGACCTCATGGCCCCTCCTTCGGGGTCCCCTTTCCTGGCTCCTCGTCCTCTGTCTGACCTTCTGGCGTTGCAGAGAAGCCCCACGTCTCAGGAGGATTTGTGAAAAAGTGAATCACCTGAAAGTCCCCAGCCCCCCCTTCCTTCATTCACCCAAAAGTGGTGCACAAGGAGAGCACATGCCCCCGGATCCCTGTCCGTGCTGCACGTGCAGCAGGGAGCTCACCGGGTGGGTGAGAGAGACTATATGTAAAGAAGCAGGTAGTGTCCTAGAATGCAATGTCCTGATAAGGAAAGTAAAGCAAGAGAAGGTGACAGAGTGCCTGGGGgggcagcaagtgcaaaggtcctga
- the LOC131744521 gene encoding leukocyte immunoglobulin-like receptor subfamily A member 6 isoform X4, with the protein MSAEACCPLQPEPCGNEGQGPGEGQFPFLWGCWGGSPVTGGPASQWTHPVGLSVPWAPRSPPAALPGPQGRDAMTPSLTALLCLGLSVGLSAQGPAGTLPKPTIWAEPGAVIPWGSPVTIWCQGTPGAREFRLHKEGSSAPWDRKSPLDPGDKGKFSIPHMTQSDAGRYHCYYLSRSVWSGRSDPLELVVTGAHSKPTLSALPSPVVTSGGNVTLQCGSRQGWDGFILTKEGEHKSSGILEAQLRLYGQTWALFSVGPVTPSHRWMFRCHGFNRDTPQVWSDPSDPLELLVPGVSGKPSLLTPQGPVVAFGQSLTLQCRSDVGYDRFTLSQEGGQALRQRPGRQPPAGLSQADFPLGPVTSTHGGRYTCYGGHNLASEWSAPSDPLDILVAGWFPGTPSLSVQPGPVVASGENVTLLCHSWSKTETFLLSKEGAARPPLRLRSKSRGGHYQAEFSLSPVTSAHNGTYRCYSSLSSDPYLLSHASAPLELAVSGGSEVGVLPPTEPGPQTGLTWNLNVPIGVSGACALLLLVLLVLLVLLVRHRGQGRRRQPGAADPEPEDRGLQSSSCPAAAAQDQALYAALKDTRPEEAEQLDHPAAASEAPQDVTYAQLHHSPLRRETAPPAPQSGEPPEEPSVYAALAVR; encoded by the exons ATGTCCGCGGAAGCCTGCTGCCCACTCCAGCCTGAGCCCTGCGGAAACGAGGGCCAGGGCCCTGGGGAGGGGCAGTTCCCCTTCCTGTGGGGCTGCTGGGGTGGCAGCCCCGTGACGGGAGGACCAGCCTCCCAGTGGACACACCCTGTGGGTCTGTCTGTCCCGTGGGCACCGCGGTCTCCTCCAGCTGCACTGCCCGGACCACAGGGACGGGACGCCATGACCCCCAGCCTCACGGCCCTGCTCTGCCTCg GGCTGAGTGTGGGCCTGAGCGCCCAGGGGCCGGCAG GGACCCTCCCCAAACCCACCATCTGGGCTGAGCCAGGCGCTGTGATCCCCTGGGGGAGCCCCGTGACCATCTGGTGTCAGGGGACCCCGGGGGCCCGGGAGTTCCGTCTGCATAAAGAGGGAAGCTCAGCTCCCTGGGACAGAAAGTCCCCACTGGATCCCGGGGACAAGGGCAAGTTCTCCATCCCACACATGACACAGTCTGACGCAGGGAGATATCACTGTTACTATCTCAGCCGCAGTGTCTGGTCAGGGCGCAGTGACCCCCTGGAGCTGGTGGTGACAG gGGCCCACAGCAAACCCACGCTCTCAGCCCTGCCGAGCCCTGTGGTGACCTCGGGAGGGAACGTGACCCTCCAGTGTGGCTCACGGCAGGGCTGGGACGGGTTCATTCTGACTAAGGAAGGAGAACACAAGTCCTCCGGGATCCTGGAGGCACAGCTACGCCTCTATGGGCAGACCTGGGCCCTGTTCTCCGTGGGGCCCGTGACCCCCAGTCACAGGTGGATGTTCAGATGCCACGGCTTCAACAGGGACACCCCCCAGGTGTGGTCGGACCCCAGTGACCCCCTGGAGCTCCTGGTCCCAG GTGTgtctgggaagccctccctcctGACCCCGCAGGGCCCTGTCGTGGCCTTTGGACAGAGCCTGACCCTCCAGTGTCGCTCAGACGTCGGCTATGACAGATTCACTCTGTCCCAGGAGGGGGGACAGGCCCTCCGCCAGCGCCCTGGCCGGCAGCCCCCGGCTGGGCTCTCTCAGGCCGACTTCCCCCTGGGCCCGGTGACCTCCACCCACGGGGGCCGGTACACGTGCTACGGTGGACACAACCTCGCCTCCGAGTGGTCGGCCCCCAGTGACCCCCTGGACATCCTGGTGGCAG GATGGTTCCCTGGCACGCCCTCCCTCTCGGTGCAGCCAGGCCCCGTGGTGGCCTCAGGAGAGAACGTGACCCTGCTGTGTCACTCATGGAGCAAAACGGAAACTTTCCTTCTGTCCAAGGAGGGGGCAGCCCGTCCCCCACTGCGTCTTAGATCAAAGTCCCGAGGTGGGCATTACCAGGCCGAATTCTCCCTGAGTCCCGTGACCTCAGCCCACAATGGGACCTACAGGTGCTACAGCTCACTCAGCAGTGACCCCTACCTGCTGTCACACGCCAGTGCCCCCCTGGAGCTCGCGGTCTCAG GAGGCTCTGAAGTTGGGGTCCTTCCTCCCACGGAGCCAGGCCCGCAGACGG GTCTCACATGGAACCTGAACGTTCCGATCGGGGTCTCGGGGGCCTGCGCCCTGCTGCTCCtcgtcctcctcgtcctcctcgtcctcctcgtcCGACACCGGGGTCAGGGAAGACGCAGGCAGCCGG GGGCTGCAGACCCAGAGCCCGAGGACCGAGGCCTGCAGAGCAG ctcctgcCCAGCCGCCGCCGCCCAGGACCAGGCCCTCT ATGCTGCCCTGAAGGACACACGGCCTGAGGAGGCGGAGCAGCTGGACCATCCG GCCGCCGCATCTGAAGCCCCGCAGGATGTGACCTATGCCCAGCTGCACCACTCGCCTCTCAGACGGGAGactgcaccccctgccccccagtcaGGGGAGCCCCCAGAAGAGCCCAGCGTGTACGCTGCTCTCGCCGTCCGCTAG
- the LOC131744521 gene encoding leukocyte immunoglobulin-like receptor subfamily A member 6 isoform X5, which produces MSAEACCPLQPEPCGNEGQGPGEGQFPFLWGCWGGSPVTGGPASQWTHPVGLSVPWAPRSPPAALPGPQGRDAMTPSLTALLCLGLSVGLSAQGPAGTLPKPTIWAEPGAVIPWGSPVTIWCQGTPGAREFRLHKEGSSAPWDRKSPLDPGDKGKFSIPHMTQSDAGRYHCYYLSRSVWSGRSDPLELVVTGAHSKPTLSALPSPVVTSGGNVTLQCGSRQGWDGFILTKEGEHKSSGILEAQLRLYGQTWALFSVGPVTPSHRWMFRCHGFNRDTPQVWSDPSDPLELLVPGVSGKPSLLTPQGPVVAFGQSLTLQCRSDVGYDRFTLSQEGGQALRQRPGRQPPAGLSQADFPLGPVTSTHGGRYTCYGGHNLASEWSAPSDPLDILVAGWFPGTPSLSVQPGPVVASGENVTLLCHSWSKTETFLLSKEGAARPPLRLRSKSRGGHYQAEFSLSPVTSAHNGTYRCYSSLSSDPYLLSHASAPLELAVSGGSEVGVLPPTEPGPQTGLTWNLNVPIGVSGACALLLLVLLVLLVLLVRHRGQGRRRQPDPEPEDRGLQSSSCPAAAAQDQALYAALKDTRPEEAEQLDHPAAASEAPQDVTYAQLHHSPLRRETAPPAPQSGEPPEEPSVYAALAVR; this is translated from the exons ATGTCCGCGGAAGCCTGCTGCCCACTCCAGCCTGAGCCCTGCGGAAACGAGGGCCAGGGCCCTGGGGAGGGGCAGTTCCCCTTCCTGTGGGGCTGCTGGGGTGGCAGCCCCGTGACGGGAGGACCAGCCTCCCAGTGGACACACCCTGTGGGTCTGTCTGTCCCGTGGGCACCGCGGTCTCCTCCAGCTGCACTGCCCGGACCACAGGGACGGGACGCCATGACCCCCAGCCTCACGGCCCTGCTCTGCCTCg GGCTGAGTGTGGGCCTGAGCGCCCAGGGGCCGGCAG GGACCCTCCCCAAACCCACCATCTGGGCTGAGCCAGGCGCTGTGATCCCCTGGGGGAGCCCCGTGACCATCTGGTGTCAGGGGACCCCGGGGGCCCGGGAGTTCCGTCTGCATAAAGAGGGAAGCTCAGCTCCCTGGGACAGAAAGTCCCCACTGGATCCCGGGGACAAGGGCAAGTTCTCCATCCCACACATGACACAGTCTGACGCAGGGAGATATCACTGTTACTATCTCAGCCGCAGTGTCTGGTCAGGGCGCAGTGACCCCCTGGAGCTGGTGGTGACAG gGGCCCACAGCAAACCCACGCTCTCAGCCCTGCCGAGCCCTGTGGTGACCTCGGGAGGGAACGTGACCCTCCAGTGTGGCTCACGGCAGGGCTGGGACGGGTTCATTCTGACTAAGGAAGGAGAACACAAGTCCTCCGGGATCCTGGAGGCACAGCTACGCCTCTATGGGCAGACCTGGGCCCTGTTCTCCGTGGGGCCCGTGACCCCCAGTCACAGGTGGATGTTCAGATGCCACGGCTTCAACAGGGACACCCCCCAGGTGTGGTCGGACCCCAGTGACCCCCTGGAGCTCCTGGTCCCAG GTGTgtctgggaagccctccctcctGACCCCGCAGGGCCCTGTCGTGGCCTTTGGACAGAGCCTGACCCTCCAGTGTCGCTCAGACGTCGGCTATGACAGATTCACTCTGTCCCAGGAGGGGGGACAGGCCCTCCGCCAGCGCCCTGGCCGGCAGCCCCCGGCTGGGCTCTCTCAGGCCGACTTCCCCCTGGGCCCGGTGACCTCCACCCACGGGGGCCGGTACACGTGCTACGGTGGACACAACCTCGCCTCCGAGTGGTCGGCCCCCAGTGACCCCCTGGACATCCTGGTGGCAG GATGGTTCCCTGGCACGCCCTCCCTCTCGGTGCAGCCAGGCCCCGTGGTGGCCTCAGGAGAGAACGTGACCCTGCTGTGTCACTCATGGAGCAAAACGGAAACTTTCCTTCTGTCCAAGGAGGGGGCAGCCCGTCCCCCACTGCGTCTTAGATCAAAGTCCCGAGGTGGGCATTACCAGGCCGAATTCTCCCTGAGTCCCGTGACCTCAGCCCACAATGGGACCTACAGGTGCTACAGCTCACTCAGCAGTGACCCCTACCTGCTGTCACACGCCAGTGCCCCCCTGGAGCTCGCGGTCTCAG GAGGCTCTGAAGTTGGGGTCCTTCCTCCCACGGAGCCAGGCCCGCAGACGG GTCTCACATGGAACCTGAACGTTCCGATCGGGGTCTCGGGGGCCTGCGCCCTGCTGCTCCtcgtcctcctcgtcctcctcgtcctcctcgtcCGACACCGGGGTCAGGGAAGACGCAGGCAGCCGG ACCCAGAGCCCGAGGACCGAGGCCTGCAGAGCAG ctcctgcCCAGCCGCCGCCGCCCAGGACCAGGCCCTCT ATGCTGCCCTGAAGGACACACGGCCTGAGGAGGCGGAGCAGCTGGACCATCCG GCCGCCGCATCTGAAGCCCCGCAGGATGTGACCTATGCCCAGCTGCACCACTCGCCTCTCAGACGGGAGactgcaccccctgccccccagtcaGGGGAGCCCCCAGAAGAGCCCAGCGTGTACGCTGCTCTCGCCGTCCGCTAG